In Arachis hypogaea cultivar Tifrunner chromosome 17, arahy.Tifrunner.gnm2.J5K5, whole genome shotgun sequence, a single window of DNA contains:
- the LOC112765933 gene encoding uncharacterized protein isoform X2 has product MESSSSPKVEPDADDDVSEEVFEHFDDFTIASSWERFISKIEAICRLWMADGPNNLLEKGAIPLENSKNSYKIKSELQYDVKSYCMEYYFETKTGKSFDWNSTFHDLQLCFGVKEFLLIAPQSASGVVLDAPEASKLLSAVAIALSNSSSLWPAFVPVHDPSRKAYIGIQNTGTAFTRRFEADRIGSQVPLSLMHLEGLYQLFVSKFAYCTDDLDKHLIKVEFAMKLTYRTLPYDDDNIKDIDVQNTKSGKNLTGESSNERLWDDDCSWSEWYSSEDPVKGFELIAIWSEKTVESSMKMEEVENASPHEAEKWFISPSFAPYLLEYSHGNQFGFASALHLLVDAFEMSFEAQFLEDFVSAESPGPDNLKSSMVIPPPTVRDRVLKELFDEGVQLIDSAYDEHKTPQAIKGAPLETLFAQFCLHSLWVGNCHIRAIAALWIEFVQEVRWCWEESQLLPRMPVNGSIDLSTCLINQKLHMLAVCIKKKREWNEDHRECMGSEDQIDDMTEEESAVGDDTSSMQTQNEDFSGKFTGEPRSFPTSRDLHYSDTASTVGQYPVKDNLLNGEKSSDQTRRGSAGVIDSMMLLKSYQRMHAPYTQEAPLMTEDMYEERLQALEASNGSFNYFAQLERVILTSDMAAFKAANPDAIFEDFIRWHSPADWLEDPMFEKSKDNWPPRGHLSKRMSESDNLWRELWDRAHALAASEKKPLFDPNREGEKVIHYLETLRPHQLLAQMVCTAFLAAADTLNKTSYGELKQMETKMQQLYLTMAPALKPLEANRLSADSETIEDLKRLCVVFGHVENLLSVATSLHRKLVQAPRLAVEIFRDFYSFYIPRMGTGLEEDYSNKKEFDKKQIVWNNEREVVSSMFVPPTANQSWRKVFSMGNLLNGHEPMVREIIFSLHDGVSNNHYAAPNASVSEQEIDTYRMYICGTSNDLRVSLSVVSCD; this is encoded by the exons ATGGAGTCCTCCAGCTCCCCCAAGGTTGAACCTGATGCCGACGACGATGTTTCAGAGGAAGTG TTTGAGCATTTTGATGATTTCACTATAGCTTCTTCATGGGAAAG GTTCATTTCTAAAATTGAGGCAATTTGTCGTCTCTGGATGGCTGATGGTCCTAATAATTTATTG GAAAAAGGTGCAATTCCCTTGGAGAATTCCAAAAACTCATACAAGATCAAATCTGAACTGCAGTATGACGTGAAAAGTTATTGCATGGAGTACTATTTTGAAACCAAAACTG GAAAATCTTTTGACTGGAATTCTACTTTTCATGACCTGCAGTTATGTTTTGGTGTAAAGGAATTTTTG CTCATTGCTCCTCAAAGTGCAAGTGGTGTAGTTCTTGATGCACCAGAGGCTAGCAAGCTGTTGAGTGCTGTTGCAATTGCTCTGTCAAATAGTTCAAG TTTATGGCCAGCATTTGTTCCAGTTCATGATCCTTCACGGAAAGCATATATTGGCATTCAGAACACTGGTACTGCATTTACTAGAAGATTTGAAGCAGATCGAATTGGTAGTCAAGTTCCACTGAGTCTCATGCATTTGGAGGGGCTGTATCAGTTGTTTGTATCTAAGTTT GCCTACTGCACAGACGATCTCGATAAACATCTTATCAAAGTCGAATTTGCAATGAAGCTGACTTACAGAACGCTTCCCTACGATGATGACAATATCAAAGATATTGATGTTCAAAATACAAAATCTGGCAAAAATCTCACTGGTGAGTCCTCGAATGAGAGACTGTGGGATGATGATTGTTCTTGGAGTGAGTGGTATTCTTCTGAAGATCCTGTTAAAG GTTTTGAACTGATAGCAATATGGTCAGAGAAAACAGTTGAAAGTTCTATGAAAATGGAAGAAGTGGAAAATGCTTCACCTCATGAAGCTGAGAAGTGGTTCATCTCTCCAAGTTTTGCTCCATATCT ACTTGAATATTCCCATGGGAATCAATTTGGATTTGCATCTGCGTTGCATCTTCTGGTTGATGCATTCGAGATGTCCTTTGAGGCCCAATTTCTAGAAGATTTTGTTTcag CTGAAAGCCCAGGTCCTGATAATTTGAAATCCTCAATGGTTATACCTCCACCAACAGTTAGAGATCGTGTGCTCAAAGAACTGTTTGACGAAG GTGTACAGCTTATTGATTCTGCTTATGATGAACATAAGACCCCTCAAGCTATAAAAGGCGCACCTCTTGAAACTCTTTTTGCACAATTTTGTTTGCATTCTCTTTGGGTTGGCAATTGCCATATACGTG CTATTGCTGCCCTTTGGATAGAGTTTGTTCAAGAGGTGAGGTGGTGTTGGGAAGAGTCTCAACTATTACCCAGGATGCCAGTAAATGGTTCAATTGATCTTTCAACTTGTTTGATTAACCAGAAACTTCATAtg CTTGCAGTATGCATTAAGAAGAAGCGTGAATGGAATGAAGATCATCGGGAATGTATGGGAAGTGAAGATCAAATAGACGATATGACTGAG GAGGAAAGTGCAGTTGGGGATGACACATCTAGTATGCAGACACAGAATGAGGATTTTTCTGGGAAGTTTACAGGTGAACCCAGAAG CTTTCCAACCTCTCGTGATTTACATTATTCTGATACAGCATCCACAGTTGGTCAATATCCTGTAAAGGACAACCTCTTAAATGGTGAAAAATCTTCAGATCAAACCAGGAGAGGTTCAGCTGGTGTCATTGATTCTATGATGCTTCTCAAGTCATATCAAAGAATGCATGCCCCATACACTCAG GAAGCACCACTTATGACAGAAGACATGTATGAGGAGCGTCTTCAAGCTCTAGAAGCTTCTAATGGTTCATTT AATTATTTTGCTCAACTGGAAAGAGTTATATTAACTTCAG ACATGGCAGCATTTAAAGCAGCAAATCCTGATGCCATTTTTGAAGATTTTATTCGGTGGCATTCACCTGCCGATTGGTTAGAGGACCCTATGTTTGAGAAATCAAAAGATAATTGGCCTCCAAGAGGACATCTTTCAAAGAGAATGTCTGAAAGTGACAACTTATGGAGAGAACTTTGGGACAGGGCACATGCTCTTGCTGCTTCAGAGAAGAAACCGCTTTTTGATCCAaatagagaaggagaaaaa GTTATTCATTATCTGGAAACTTTAAGACCACATCAATTGCTTGCGCAAATGGTATGTACTGCCTTCCTAGCAGCGGCCGACACATTGAATAAGACCAGTTATGGAGAATTGAAACAGATGGAGACTAAGATGCAACAACTTTACCTCACCATGGCACCTGCTTTGAAGCCATTAGAAG CAAATCGCTTATCTGCTGATAGCGAGACCATTGAAGACCTAAAACGACTGTGTGTTGTTTTCGGTCATGTTGAGAATTTACTATCTGTTGCAACTTCTCTTCATCGCAAACTTGTACAAGCACCACGCCTTGCTGTCGAAATCTTCAGAGATTTCTACAGTTTCTACATTCCAAGAATGGGTACAGGCTTGGAAGAAGACTACTCCAACAAAAAG GAATTCGACAAGAAACAAATAGTTTGGAACAATGAGAGAGAAGTTGTGTCAAGTATGTTTGTTCCACCCACGGCAAATCAATCTTGGAGAAAGGTGTTCAGCATGGGCAATCTTCTCAATGGTCATGAACCAATGGTGAGGGAGATTATTTTTTCACTTCATGATGGAGTGAGTAATAATCACTATGCAGCTCCTAATGCTAGTGTTTCTGAACAAGAAATTGATACATATAGAATGTATATTTGTGGAACGTCTAATGATCTTCGTGTATCACTCTCTGTTGTCTCATGCGATTAA
- the LOC112765933 gene encoding uncharacterized protein isoform X1: MESSSSPKVEPDADDDVSEEVFEHFDDFTIASSWERFISKIEAICRLWMADGPNNLLEKGAIPLENSKNSYKIKSELQYDVKSYCMEYYFETKTGKSFDWNSTFHDLQLCFGVKEFLLIAPQSASGVVLDAPEASKLLSAVAIALSNSSSLWPAFVPVHDPSRKAYIGIQNTGTAFTRRFEADRIGSQVPLSLMHLEGLYQLFVSKFAYCTDDLDKHLIKVEFAMKLTYRTLPYDDDNIKDIDVQNTKSGKNLTGESSNERLWDDDCSWSEWYSSEDPVKGFELIAIWSEKTVESSMKMEEVENASPHEAEKWFISPSFAPYLLEYSHGNQFGFASALHLLVDAFEMSFEAQFLEDFVSAAESPGPDNLKSSMVIPPPTVRDRVLKELFDEGVQLIDSAYDEHKTPQAIKGAPLETLFAQFCLHSLWVGNCHIRAIAALWIEFVQEVRWCWEESQLLPRMPVNGSIDLSTCLINQKLHMLAVCIKKKREWNEDHRECMGSEDQIDDMTEEESAVGDDTSSMQTQNEDFSGKFTGEPRSFPTSRDLHYSDTASTVGQYPVKDNLLNGEKSSDQTRRGSAGVIDSMMLLKSYQRMHAPYTQEAPLMTEDMYEERLQALEASNGSFNYFAQLERVILTSDMAAFKAANPDAIFEDFIRWHSPADWLEDPMFEKSKDNWPPRGHLSKRMSESDNLWRELWDRAHALAASEKKPLFDPNREGEKVIHYLETLRPHQLLAQMVCTAFLAAADTLNKTSYGELKQMETKMQQLYLTMAPALKPLEANRLSADSETIEDLKRLCVVFGHVENLLSVATSLHRKLVQAPRLAVEIFRDFYSFYIPRMGTGLEEDYSNKKEFDKKQIVWNNEREVVSSMFVPPTANQSWRKVFSMGNLLNGHEPMVREIIFSLHDGVSNNHYAAPNASVSEQEIDTYRMYICGTSNDLRVSLSVVSCD, encoded by the exons ATGGAGTCCTCCAGCTCCCCCAAGGTTGAACCTGATGCCGACGACGATGTTTCAGAGGAAGTG TTTGAGCATTTTGATGATTTCACTATAGCTTCTTCATGGGAAAG GTTCATTTCTAAAATTGAGGCAATTTGTCGTCTCTGGATGGCTGATGGTCCTAATAATTTATTG GAAAAAGGTGCAATTCCCTTGGAGAATTCCAAAAACTCATACAAGATCAAATCTGAACTGCAGTATGACGTGAAAAGTTATTGCATGGAGTACTATTTTGAAACCAAAACTG GAAAATCTTTTGACTGGAATTCTACTTTTCATGACCTGCAGTTATGTTTTGGTGTAAAGGAATTTTTG CTCATTGCTCCTCAAAGTGCAAGTGGTGTAGTTCTTGATGCACCAGAGGCTAGCAAGCTGTTGAGTGCTGTTGCAATTGCTCTGTCAAATAGTTCAAG TTTATGGCCAGCATTTGTTCCAGTTCATGATCCTTCACGGAAAGCATATATTGGCATTCAGAACACTGGTACTGCATTTACTAGAAGATTTGAAGCAGATCGAATTGGTAGTCAAGTTCCACTGAGTCTCATGCATTTGGAGGGGCTGTATCAGTTGTTTGTATCTAAGTTT GCCTACTGCACAGACGATCTCGATAAACATCTTATCAAAGTCGAATTTGCAATGAAGCTGACTTACAGAACGCTTCCCTACGATGATGACAATATCAAAGATATTGATGTTCAAAATACAAAATCTGGCAAAAATCTCACTGGTGAGTCCTCGAATGAGAGACTGTGGGATGATGATTGTTCTTGGAGTGAGTGGTATTCTTCTGAAGATCCTGTTAAAG GTTTTGAACTGATAGCAATATGGTCAGAGAAAACAGTTGAAAGTTCTATGAAAATGGAAGAAGTGGAAAATGCTTCACCTCATGAAGCTGAGAAGTGGTTCATCTCTCCAAGTTTTGCTCCATATCT ACTTGAATATTCCCATGGGAATCAATTTGGATTTGCATCTGCGTTGCATCTTCTGGTTGATGCATTCGAGATGTCCTTTGAGGCCCAATTTCTAGAAGATTTTGTTTcag CAGCTGAAAGCCCAGGTCCTGATAATTTGAAATCCTCAATGGTTATACCTCCACCAACAGTTAGAGATCGTGTGCTCAAAGAACTGTTTGACGAAG GTGTACAGCTTATTGATTCTGCTTATGATGAACATAAGACCCCTCAAGCTATAAAAGGCGCACCTCTTGAAACTCTTTTTGCACAATTTTGTTTGCATTCTCTTTGGGTTGGCAATTGCCATATACGTG CTATTGCTGCCCTTTGGATAGAGTTTGTTCAAGAGGTGAGGTGGTGTTGGGAAGAGTCTCAACTATTACCCAGGATGCCAGTAAATGGTTCAATTGATCTTTCAACTTGTTTGATTAACCAGAAACTTCATAtg CTTGCAGTATGCATTAAGAAGAAGCGTGAATGGAATGAAGATCATCGGGAATGTATGGGAAGTGAAGATCAAATAGACGATATGACTGAG GAGGAAAGTGCAGTTGGGGATGACACATCTAGTATGCAGACACAGAATGAGGATTTTTCTGGGAAGTTTACAGGTGAACCCAGAAG CTTTCCAACCTCTCGTGATTTACATTATTCTGATACAGCATCCACAGTTGGTCAATATCCTGTAAAGGACAACCTCTTAAATGGTGAAAAATCTTCAGATCAAACCAGGAGAGGTTCAGCTGGTGTCATTGATTCTATGATGCTTCTCAAGTCATATCAAAGAATGCATGCCCCATACACTCAG GAAGCACCACTTATGACAGAAGACATGTATGAGGAGCGTCTTCAAGCTCTAGAAGCTTCTAATGGTTCATTT AATTATTTTGCTCAACTGGAAAGAGTTATATTAACTTCAG ACATGGCAGCATTTAAAGCAGCAAATCCTGATGCCATTTTTGAAGATTTTATTCGGTGGCATTCACCTGCCGATTGGTTAGAGGACCCTATGTTTGAGAAATCAAAAGATAATTGGCCTCCAAGAGGACATCTTTCAAAGAGAATGTCTGAAAGTGACAACTTATGGAGAGAACTTTGGGACAGGGCACATGCTCTTGCTGCTTCAGAGAAGAAACCGCTTTTTGATCCAaatagagaaggagaaaaa GTTATTCATTATCTGGAAACTTTAAGACCACATCAATTGCTTGCGCAAATGGTATGTACTGCCTTCCTAGCAGCGGCCGACACATTGAATAAGACCAGTTATGGAGAATTGAAACAGATGGAGACTAAGATGCAACAACTTTACCTCACCATGGCACCTGCTTTGAAGCCATTAGAAG CAAATCGCTTATCTGCTGATAGCGAGACCATTGAAGACCTAAAACGACTGTGTGTTGTTTTCGGTCATGTTGAGAATTTACTATCTGTTGCAACTTCTCTTCATCGCAAACTTGTACAAGCACCACGCCTTGCTGTCGAAATCTTCAGAGATTTCTACAGTTTCTACATTCCAAGAATGGGTACAGGCTTGGAAGAAGACTACTCCAACAAAAAG GAATTCGACAAGAAACAAATAGTTTGGAACAATGAGAGAGAAGTTGTGTCAAGTATGTTTGTTCCACCCACGGCAAATCAATCTTGGAGAAAGGTGTTCAGCATGGGCAATCTTCTCAATGGTCATGAACCAATGGTGAGGGAGATTATTTTTTCACTTCATGATGGAGTGAGTAATAATCACTATGCAGCTCCTAATGCTAGTGTTTCTGAACAAGAAATTGATACATATAGAATGTATATTTGTGGAACGTCTAATGATCTTCGTGTATCACTCTCTGTTGTCTCATGCGATTAA